A part of Ignavibacteriales bacterium genomic DNA contains:
- a CDS encoding molybdopterin molybdotransferase MoeA: protein MYTYNEALEIIKNEIVILTLHTEEVYLLDSVNRILAEDIISDVDLPPFDNSAMDGYAIKFSERNKWNIIGEISAGNYSSINLSETDTVLITTGSKIPIEADTVIPIEDLFVEGNILHLKPDAFYKKEMNIRKQGNDLKKNEVAVSRFTKIDAKTIAVLASCGKEKVKVYNKLKFAIMATGDELIPINEKPTEDKLRVSNIYSLYAAIKEMNNTVINLGFTKDDRKIISEKIRTALSMNIDVLITTGGVSVGKYDFLKEVFEEQGVKEKFWKVNIKPGKPIYFGVYTKDDRRILVFGLPGNPVSSLVNFYVFIKSAIDQISNQKSLDKVTATLLNDLKKKDGKRHFSRGIIQYEENEFKVTSEFSQSSGNLVEMSRANCLIEIEEERTNPKKGERVNCILI, encoded by the coding sequence ATGTATACATATAACGAAGCGCTCGAAATAATTAAAAATGAAATTGTGATATTAACTTTGCACACAGAAGAAGTTTATCTTCTTGATTCTGTAAATCGAATTTTGGCTGAAGATATAATATCCGATGTTGATCTTCCGCCGTTCGATAACTCTGCAATGGATGGATACGCAATAAAATTTAGTGAAAGAAATAAGTGGAATATCATCGGTGAAATTTCAGCAGGGAATTATTCTTCAATCAATCTTTCTGAAACTGATACTGTTTTAATCACAACTGGAAGCAAAATTCCAATTGAGGCTGATACAGTCATTCCGATTGAAGACTTATTTGTCGAAGGAAATATTCTGCATTTAAAACCAGATGCGTTTTATAAAAAAGAAATGAACATTCGAAAGCAAGGAAATGATTTGAAGAAAAATGAAGTAGCTGTTTCTCGCTTTACAAAAATAGATGCAAAAACAATTGCGGTTCTTGCAAGCTGCGGAAAAGAAAAAGTAAAGGTTTACAACAAATTAAAATTTGCGATAATGGCTACTGGTGATGAACTTATACCGATCAATGAGAAACCGACAGAAGATAAACTGCGCGTGTCAAATATTTATTCGCTTTATGCTGCCATTAAGGAAATGAATAACACAGTTATCAATCTTGGCTTTACAAAAGATGATCGTAAAATTATTAGTGAAAAGATCCGGACAGCATTATCAATGAATATTGATGTTTTAATAACAACGGGTGGAGTTTCTGTCGGTAAATACGATTTCCTGAAAGAAGTTTTTGAAGAACAGGGAGTGAAAGAAAAATTCTGGAAGGTAAATATTAAACCGGGCAAACCGATTTACTTTGGCGTTTACACAAAAGATGATAGAAGAATTTTAGTTTTCGGATTACCGGGCAATCCGGTTTCATCATTGGTAAACTTTTATGTATTTATAAAATCTGCAATTGATCAGATATCTAATCAGAAATCACTGGATAAAGTTACCGCAACATTATTAAACGATTTGAAAAAGAAAGATGGTAAAAGACATTTTTCGCGAGGGATCATTCAATATGAAGAGAATGAGTTTAAAGTAACATCAGAATTTTCTCAGTCATCGGGAAATCTTGTTGAAATGAGTCGAGCTAATTGTTTAATTGAAATAGAAGAAGAGAGAACAAATCCTAAAAAAGGAGAAAGAGTAAATTGTATACTGATATAA
- a CDS encoding MFS transporter codes for MEEKITGKAHRILFFNTLAFTICFSAWMLNGTLVSFLIDNHVFDWSPVQIGWLLGLPVLTGSIFRLPVGMLTDRFGGRNIFSLLMLISAVPMFLLSFANSYFLFLLCSFGFGLTGASFAVGVAYTSVWYPAKWQGTALGIFGFGTTGAALTTLITPSVLQFLTEHGKNIESWRTLPIIYAAILLLMSILFYLSTENKKPELSGKTFTKLLEPFRNVRVWRFGLYYFLVFGCFVAYSQWLVPYYLNVYYMSFVQAGMIASLFSFPDGIVRTLGGWLSDKYGPRKVLVSVFIASTVLGLLLVFPKMELYSPGKGIISKNNGLVTSISKKSITVDDKEYPLTSLKSNSDLNENDFIVFPKKIMWQEPAVKVGDTVNKNQLIAKGITKINFQANVNIFVFFVLLLGISWGLGMGAVYKFIPMYFPNTVGVVGGTVGVLGGLGGFFGPILFGYLLEFTGLWTSSWIFIFLLSLACLIWMQLTINKMNKRNAT; via the coding sequence ATGGAAGAAAAGATTACAGGTAAAGCTCATCGTATATTATTCTTCAACACGCTCGCATTCACGATATGTTTTTCTGCGTGGATGTTAAATGGAACATTGGTTTCATTTTTAATTGATAACCATGTTTTTGATTGGAGCCCTGTACAAATTGGATGGCTTCTCGGTTTGCCTGTTTTAACTGGATCAATATTTAGATTACCTGTTGGGATGTTAACCGATCGTTTCGGTGGACGAAATATTTTTAGTTTGCTCATGTTAATTTCTGCCGTGCCGATGTTTCTTCTTTCTTTTGCAAATTCATATTTTTTATTTCTCCTTTGCAGTTTTGGATTTGGACTAACCGGTGCAAGTTTTGCAGTTGGAGTTGCCTATACTTCTGTTTGGTATCCAGCAAAGTGGCAAGGAACTGCACTTGGAATTTTTGGATTTGGTACAACAGGTGCAGCATTAACTACTTTAATCACTCCTTCAGTGTTACAATTTTTAACTGAACACGGAAAGAATATTGAAAGCTGGCGTACGCTCCCGATCATTTATGCAGCAATACTTCTTCTAATGTCAATATTATTTTATCTCTCTACTGAAAATAAAAAACCTGAACTTAGCGGAAAAACATTTACTAAACTGCTTGAACCCTTCAGAAATGTAAGAGTCTGGCGTTTCGGACTTTATTATTTTCTTGTCTTCGGATGTTTTGTTGCCTACTCACAATGGCTGGTGCCATATTATCTAAATGTATATTACATGTCATTCGTGCAGGCAGGAATGATTGCAAGCTTGTTTAGTTTTCCAGACGGCATTGTGCGTACATTAGGCGGGTGGTTATCAGATAAGTACGGACCGCGCAAAGTTCTTGTTTCGGTTTTTATTGCATCAACTGTGCTGGGATTATTATTGGTCTTCCCAAAAATGGAATTGTATTCTCCCGGTAAAGGAATAATTTCAAAGAACAATGGATTAGTCACGTCAATATCAAAAAAATCAATTACTGTGGATGATAAAGAATATCCTCTTACTTCTTTAAAAAGTAATTCTGATCTTAATGAAAATGATTTTATAGTTTTTCCAAAAAAAATTATGTGGCAGGAACCCGCTGTTAAAGTTGGTGATACTGTAAATAAGAATCAGCTTATCGCCAAAGGAATTACGAAAATCAATTTTCAGGCAAATGTAAATATTTTTGTTTTCTTTGTTCTATTATTAGGAATTTCTTGGGGACTCGGTATGGGCGCAGTGTATAAATTTATTCCGATGTATTTTCCAAATACAGTTGGCGTAGTTGGCGGCACAGTTGGTGTATTAGGTGGACTCGGTGGATTTTTTGGTCCTATTTTATTTGGTTACCTATTAGAGTTTACAGGTTTATGGACAAGCAGTTGGATATTTATATTTTTACTTTCACTCGCTTGCCTAATTTGGATGCAGTTAACTATTAATAAAATGAATAAGCGAAATGCAACTTAG
- a CDS encoding DoxX family protein, which yields MKLFNSITYWLDKHSDVAYSIIRIFLGTALFVRGAILASDPATLTQLAGSNQYYWWYSYIIVIHIICGLFMAIGFVGRIAALLQIPILFGAVFFLHLQQGLMTVEQSLELSALVLVLLITFFLFGSGAFSVDNYIAKRQSIK from the coding sequence ATGAAACTATTTAATTCTATCACTTACTGGTTGGATAAACATAGTGATGTTGCATATTCAATCATTCGTATATTTCTGGGAACAGCATTGTTTGTAAGGGGCGCAATCCTGGCATCCGATCCTGCAACTCTTACTCAACTCGCTGGCAGTAATCAGTACTATTGGTGGTATTCTTACATAATCGTTATTCATATTATCTGCGGACTCTTTATGGCGATAGGTTTTGTTGGTCGGATTGCTGCATTATTACAAATACCTATTCTTTTTGGCGCTGTTTTCTTTCTACATCTTCAGCAAGGGTTGATGACTGTAGAACAATCATTAGAATTATCAGCATTGGTTCTTGTTCTTTTAATAACCTTTTTCCTTTTTGGATCCGGTGCATTCTCTGTTGATAATTACATTGCAAAAAGGCAATCAATTAAATAA
- a CDS encoding hemerythrin domain-containing protein, translated as MNNNVEFKPINDPLKRLVEKDIIGEELSPFDPPDAYNPQNIGSMSYDQMHPFLQKLIDEHKVYTNVLNNFEAALIYWRNNNWIFNDEINEKFKKFFTFIDENVPLHNQKEEKKLFPLLHNKLIETGEHNSKDSSLTGINIMEDEHIKVAQSAAIVFNFLGLGSRLPDKRSQEITFEAAFDQGIAIVETMKLHIFREENILFPQAMKLFNSSEFEKLD; from the coding sequence ATGAACAATAACGTTGAATTTAAACCAATCAATGATCCATTAAAAAGACTTGTAGAGAAGGATATTATAGGAGAAGAGTTATCGCCTTTTGATCCGCCGGATGCTTACAATCCTCAGAATATTGGGTCAATGTCTTATGATCAAATGCATCCATTCCTTCAGAAATTAATTGATGAACATAAAGTCTATACGAATGTATTGAACAACTTTGAAGCAGCATTAATATACTGGCGAAATAACAATTGGATTTTTAACGATGAAATAAATGAAAAATTCAAAAAGTTTTTTACATTCATAGATGAGAACGTCCCGCTGCATAATCAGAAAGAAGAAAAGAAACTCTTTCCACTTTTGCATAACAAACTTATTGAGACAGGTGAACACAATTCTAAAGACTCCTCGCTAACCGGTATAAATATCATGGAAGATGAACACATTAAAGTTGCACAGTCTGCCGCCATCGTTTTTAATTTTTTAGGATTAGGTTCCCGATTGCCAGATAAACGTTCACAAGAGATTACTTTTGAAGCTGCATTCGATCAAGGAATCGCAATTGTAGAAACGATGAAACTTCACATATTCAGAGAAGAAAATATTCTGTTTCCGCAGGCGATGAAATTATTTAATTCATCCGAATTTGAAAAACTGGATTGA
- the narH gene encoding nitrate reductase subunit beta: MNVRSQISMLFHLDKCIGCHTCSIACKNIWTDRKGAEYMWWNNVETKPGTGYPTKWENQDIYKGGWKRKENENISLRGSGKYKGLLNIFHNPYLPLLEDYYEPWTYKYLDLIESPQGDDQPTARPVSLITGKSIDIKTGPNWDDDLSGTPEYARHDPNIKNLSPAEQEAMFQLEKMAMFYLPRICNHCLNPACVASCPSGAIYKRGEDGVVLINQQVCRAWRMCVTACPYKKSYYNWSTGKSEKCILCYPRLEAGLAPACMHSCVGRIRYLGVLLYDADKIQEAASAPDDELIDRQLDLILDPFDEKVIQYAKENGVADSTIAAAQTSPVYKFVKVWGLGLPLHSEFRTLPMLFYVPPLLPVMASLNDTDNSEQSGKLDPIAKFWNRDSLYDTSTNALWGTIEQARFPIKYMANMFGVVNEGVIKNVLRKQLAVRLHRRSVTVGDINKTLVEDALSEVSLKPDDADDIYKLTSLATFDDRFNIPPAHREQALEMLENTSDTKGATGFGFKEKPVRGL; the protein is encoded by the coding sequence ATGAACGTACGATCACAAATCTCAATGTTGTTTCATCTTGACAAATGCATTGGCTGCCATACCTGCTCAATCGCCTGCAAAAATATCTGGACCGACCGAAAAGGCGCAGAATATATGTGGTGGAATAATGTTGAAACAAAACCCGGAACAGGTTATCCAACCAAATGGGAAAATCAAGACATCTATAAAGGTGGATGGAAGAGAAAAGAAAATGAAAACATCTCTTTAAGAGGATCGGGCAAGTATAAAGGTCTGCTTAATATTTTTCACAATCCTTATCTCCCATTATTGGAAGATTATTATGAACCCTGGACATATAAATATCTTGATCTGATTGAATCGCCTCAAGGAGATGATCAGCCGACAGCACGACCGGTTTCATTAATAACTGGAAAGTCGATTGATATTAAAACAGGTCCCAACTGGGATGATGATTTGAGCGGTACCCCGGAATATGCACGGCACGATCCAAACATTAAAAATTTATCACCGGCAGAGCAAGAAGCTATGTTTCAATTGGAAAAAATGGCTATGTTTTATCTTCCGCGAATTTGTAATCATTGTTTAAATCCTGCTTGCGTTGCATCGTGCCCGTCCGGCGCTATTTATAAACGAGGCGAAGATGGAGTTGTACTGATTAATCAGCAAGTCTGCCGTGCATGGAGGATGTGCGTTACTGCGTGTCCTTATAAAAAATCTTATTATAACTGGAGCACCGGCAAATCTGAAAAATGTATTTTATGTTATCCAAGATTAGAGGCAGGTCTCGCACCTGCTTGTATGCACTCGTGTGTCGGAAGAATTCGTTATCTCGGTGTACTTCTTTATGATGCAGATAAAATTCAAGAAGCAGCTTCGGCGCCTGATGATGAATTGATTGATCGCCAGCTTGATTTGATTTTAGATCCATTTGATGAAAAAGTAATTCAATATGCAAAAGAAAATGGAGTTGCAGATTCAACAATTGCAGCAGCACAAACTTCTCCCGTTTATAAATTTGTAAAAGTTTGGGGATTGGGACTTCCGCTGCATTCCGAGTTTCGCACATTGCCGATGCTGTTTTACGTTCCGCCGCTATTACCTGTTATGGCTTCCCTAAATGATACCGACAACAGTGAACAATCCGGAAAGCTCGATCCAATTGCAAAGTTCTGGAATAGAGATTCTCTATATGATACCTCGACAAATGCTTTGTGGGGAACAATTGAGCAAGCAAGATTTCCAATCAAATATATGGCAAATATGTTTGGAGTTGTAAACGAAGGAGTAATCAAAAATGTTTTAAGAAAACAATTAGCAGTTCGCTTACATAGAAGAAGTGTAACCGTCGGTGATATCAATAAAACATTAGTTGAAGATGCACTTAGTGAAGTTAGTTTGAAACCTGATGATGCAGACGACATTTACAAATTAACATCATTAGCAACTTTTGATGACCGTTTTAATATTCCCCCTGCACACCGAGAGCAAGCTTTGGAAATGCTTGAAAACACCAGCGATACTAAAGGTGCAACGGGATTTGGATTTAAGGAAAAACCTGTACGAGGTTTATAA
- a CDS encoding MOSC domain-containing protein, with protein sequence MVQEIESVINKIQPHKNLAGKIAAISISKKRGIPKTNVPSARLIENYGIDGDAHAGNWHRQVSLLPLESIEKMRMAGLPKLRSGAFAENLTIEGITLNQLPVGTKLKIGNSILMEVTQIGKECHSKCAIFFKVGDCVMPREGIFAKVIFGGEIFVNDEIIIS encoded by the coding sequence ATGGTACAAGAAATAGAAAGCGTTATAAATAAGATACAACCACATAAAAATCTTGCAGGCAAAATAGCTGCAATCTCTATAAGTAAAAAGAGAGGCATTCCAAAAACTAATGTACCGTCCGCTCGATTGATTGAGAATTATGGAATTGATGGAGATGCTCACGCCGGGAATTGGCATAGGCAGGTTAGTTTGTTACCGCTTGAAAGCATTGAAAAAATGCGAATGGCAGGGTTACCTAAATTACGCTCCGGTGCATTTGCAGAAAATCTTACCATTGAAGGCATTACCTTGAACCAATTGCCGGTTGGTACAAAATTAAAAATCGGTAATTCGATTTTAATGGAGGTTACACAAATTGGTAAGGAATGCCACAGCAAGTGCGCTATATTCTTTAAGGTAGGAGATTGTGTAATGCCTCGCGAAGGAATATTTGCAAAAGTTATTTTTGGCGGTGAAATTTTTGTTAATGATGAAATTATTATATCGTAG
- a CDS encoding molybdenum cofactor guanylyltransferase, with translation MYTDITGVILAGGKSSRMGTNKSFLKLGNKTIIERIVDLMKSIFSDIIIITNTAEDYKHLNLSLFEDIYKWKGPLAGIHSALVNSSTEKIFVLSCDVPLMSKEMIEYIIEYKSDKPIKFCEAAGYHQPLVGVYSKEILNDVEKFISSMEVSDKSFHRFLKSVDVEIIHPNDLSIYNDEIFFNVNKKDDYEKLLTITRQS, from the coding sequence TTGTATACTGATATAACCGGAGTGATTCTTGCAGGAGGGAAAAGCTCCCGAATGGGTACAAACAAATCATTTCTTAAACTCGGAAATAAAACTATCATTGAAAGAATTGTCGATTTGATGAAATCAATTTTTTCTGATATAATTATAATCACAAATACAGCCGAAGATTATAAACACTTAAACCTATCTTTGTTTGAAGATATTTATAAATGGAAAGGACCTTTAGCCGGCATTCATTCAGCGCTTGTGAATTCTTCAACAGAAAAAATATTTGTTCTGTCCTGCGATGTTCCTTTAATGAGTAAAGAAATGATTGAATACATTATTGAATACAAAAGTGACAAACCAATTAAATTTTGCGAAGCTGCTGGTTATCATCAACCGCTGGTTGGAGTTTATTCAAAAGAAATATTGAATGATGTGGAGAAATTTATATCATCAATGGAAGTAAGCGATAAATCATTCCATCGTTTCTTGAAGAGTGTTGATGTGGAGATAATTCATCCTAATGATTTATCTATTTATAATGACGAGATTTTTTTTAACGTGAATAAGAAAGACGATTATGAAAAACTTCTTACTATTACCAGGCAAAGTTAG
- the narI gene encoding respiratory nitrate reductase subunit gamma encodes MNALNNFLFIALPYIALFVFLIGSIYRYKSKKFTYSSLSSQFLETRKLYWGSLPFHWGIVFLFFGHLIAFTIPQSVLLWNQQPVRLAILEITAFVFGIMTLAGLINLFYRRITNPRIRIVTNYMDIILEILLLAQIFLGLWVAYGFRWGSSWFAIVLTPYLYSIFTLNPQIDSIVMLPVVVQLHIIGAFLIVMIIPFTRLVHFLVYPLSYLWRPYQKVIWNWDRKKIRSPKTDWTIHKPTNN; translated from the coding sequence ATGAATGCGCTAAATAATTTTTTGTTTATTGCTTTGCCTTATATCGCACTTTTTGTTTTTCTAATTGGCTCTATCTATCGCTATAAGTCAAAAAAATTCACATACTCATCTTTGTCCTCACAATTTTTGGAGACGAGAAAATTATACTGGGGTTCGCTTCCCTTCCATTGGGGAATAGTATTTTTATTCTTTGGTCACTTAATAGCTTTTACAATTCCGCAATCAGTGCTTCTTTGGAATCAGCAGCCAGTTCGTTTGGCAATACTGGAAATTACAGCTTTCGTTTTTGGTATTATGACATTGGCGGGACTTATAAATTTATTTTATAGAAGAATAACTAATCCGCGCATTCGCATTGTAACAAATTACATGGATATAATTCTTGAAATACTTTTACTTGCTCAAATCTTTTTAGGATTGTGGGTCGCTTATGGTTTCAGGTGGGGTTCTTCATGGTTCGCTATAGTATTAACACCTTACTTGTATTCTATCTTCACTCTTAATCCCCAAATTGATTCTATTGTTATGCTGCCGGTTGTCGTGCAGCTTCATATCATAGGCGCATTTTTAATTGTTATGATTATTCCTTTTACAAGATTGGTTCATTTTCTTGTTTATCCGTTAAGTTATCTATGGCGACCATATCAAAAAGTAATTTGGAATTGGGATAGAAAAAAAATAAGAAGCCCAAAAACAGATTGGACAATTCATAAACCAACCAATAACTGA
- a CDS encoding metal-sulfur cluster assembly factor, with amino-acid sequence MANKEEILEVLKGVIDPEIGINIVDLGLVYEVESNDEENIITMTLTTPGCPMHSSISSWVENVVGHLEPEKKVVINLVWEPQWTPDKMTREAKEQLGM; translated from the coding sequence ATGGCAAACAAAGAAGAAATACTCGAAGTACTTAAAGGTGTTATTGATCCCGAGATTGGAATTAATATAGTTGATCTCGGACTTGTTTACGAAGTTGAATCCAACGACGAAGAAAACATTATTACGATGACATTAACAACGCCCGGCTGCCCCATGCACAGCAGTATTTCATCATGGGTTGAAAATGTAGTCGGACATTTAGAGCCTGAGAAAAAAGTAGTTATAAATCTAGTTTGGGAACCGCAATGGACGCCTGATAAAATGACCCGCGAAGCAAAAGAACAATTGGGAATGTGA
- the moaA gene encoding GTP 3',8-cyclase MoaA — protein MKLIDNFNRIHDYVRISLIDKCNLNCIYCNPSNSFVHFDSKKSILTYEELYRLIKILVRDLDVRKIRFTGGEPLIRKDVIKFFQLISLLKLQYNFEIGITTNGTHLFDKIELLYQFGVDGLNVSLDTLSKNKFIAITGKDYFEETLAAIQKAVTIGFKSVKINMVIIKNINDNELNTFIDYFKSYPITLRFIEYMPFAGNQWDNSKFISWREMKSDIEKNFSLNEIENEGKVSKDYFVDGMNLKIGFISSMSDHFCDSCNRLRITATGQIKNCLFSNPSEMNLKSLLADESNSDEVIVEFIKNSLQAKWLKHPSADELSKLNQNNMMSIGG, from the coding sequence ATGAAACTGATAGACAACTTCAATCGCATTCACGATTATGTTCGCATTTCACTGATTGATAAATGCAATCTAAACTGCATTTATTGCAATCCATCAAATTCTTTTGTTCACTTTGATTCAAAAAAATCCATTCTAACTTATGAAGAGTTGTATCGTTTGATAAAAATCCTTGTGAGAGATTTGGATGTGCGAAAAATTCGCTTTACCGGTGGCGAACCGCTTATCCGCAAAGATGTAATAAAATTTTTCCAGTTGATTTCTTTGTTAAAGCTGCAGTACAATTTTGAAATAGGTATTACAACTAACGGAACACATTTATTTGATAAAATTGAATTGCTCTATCAATTTGGTGTTGACGGCTTAAATGTAAGTCTTGATACGTTGAGTAAGAATAAATTCATTGCAATAACCGGCAAAGATTATTTTGAAGAAACTCTTGCAGCAATTCAGAAAGCTGTTACAATTGGTTTTAAGTCAGTCAAGATTAATATGGTAATTATTAAAAATATAAATGATAATGAGTTGAATACATTCATTGATTATTTCAAATCATATCCAATCACTCTTCGGTTTATTGAATATATGCCGTTTGCCGGAAATCAATGGGATAATTCAAAATTCATAAGCTGGCGGGAAATGAAATCTGATATTGAAAAGAATTTTTCTTTAAATGAAATTGAAAACGAGGGGAAAGTATCAAAGGATTATTTTGTTGATGGAATGAATCTTAAAATAGGGTTTATCAGTTCAATGTCAGATCATTTTTGTGATAGCTGCAATCGTTTACGAATAACTGCAACTGGACAAATAAAAAATTGTCTCTTCTCAAATCCATCTGAAATGAATTTAAAATCTTTGTTGGCTGATGAATCAAATTCAGATGAAGTAATTGTTGAGTTCATAAAAAATTCATTGCAAGCAAAATGGCTAAAGCATCCAAGTGCGGATGAATTATCAAAACTAAATCAAAACAATATGATGAGTATTGGCGGATGA
- a CDS encoding carboxymuconolactone decarboxylase family protein gives MSQIPKQFQKFTEDYPQVAKAYEALGDAVHAAGPMDEKTRALIKLAISTGARLEGAVHSHARKALKAGCTAEEMRQVALLSLPTIGLPSMMAALSWIDDIIEDKKK, from the coding sequence ATGTCACAAATACCAAAACAATTTCAAAAATTCACGGAAGATTATCCGCAAGTTGCGAAAGCGTACGAAGCGCTTGGCGATGCAGTTCACGCTGCGGGACCAATGGATGAAAAAACAAGAGCACTAATCAAACTTGCAATTTCAACCGGTGCAAGATTGGAGGGCGCTGTTCATTCACACGCACGTAAAGCATTGAAAGCCGGATGCACAGCAGAAGAAATGAGACAAGTTGCTTTGCTTTCACTGCCAACGATCGGACTTCCTTCGATGATGGCTGCATTAAGTTGGATTGATGATATCATTGAGGATAAAAAGAAATGA
- the moaC gene encoding cyclic pyranopterin monophosphate synthase MoaC — protein MKKKLSHINNTGKAEMVDVSEKEITTRTAEAYAEVKVSKEIFNAIKNNTVKKGDVLSIAKFAGIQAAKKTSELIPLCHNIFISKVDIELKLNQKKSSVEITSFAKTTAQTGIEMEAFTAVSAAALTVYDMCKVIDKAMVIGEIKLRSKSGGKSGDYFY, from the coding sequence ATGAAGAAAAAATTATCTCACATAAACAACACAGGCAAAGCAGAAATGGTTGATGTTTCTGAAAAAGAAATTACAACCCGCACTGCCGAAGCCTATGCCGAAGTAAAAGTATCGAAAGAAATTTTTAACGCGATTAAAAACAACACGGTAAAAAAAGGTGACGTGCTTTCAATTGCAAAGTTTGCCGGAATTCAAGCAGCAAAGAAAACGAGTGAGCTGATTCCACTCTGCCACAATATTTTCATTTCAAAAGTTGATATTGAGCTTAAGTTGAATCAAAAAAAATCTTCAGTTGAGATTACATCATTTGCAAAAACCACTGCACAAACCGGAATTGAAATGGAAGCATTTACAGCAGTTTCAGCCGCGGCTCTTACAGTCTACGATATGTGCAAAGTCATTGATAAAGCAATGGTTATCGGAGAAATAAAACTGCGCAGTAAATCTGGCGGGAAAAGCGGTGATTATTTCTATTAA
- a CDS encoding chromate transporter produces MIENLINLFLAFLKVGSFSFGGAYSLIPLIETEVVKNHQWLSNDEFLKVLGMVEIFPGAISIKFATYTGYKSAGILGAIAANLGNIFTPAILILFSTYIYSIYEKNVLVTKAFDGIKYAVIGMIAAIMYQYAVKNGNHLQEFVLLAIGAALIIFFRLHPAYVVIIAAIIGMMIL; encoded by the coding sequence ATGATTGAAAATCTTATCAATCTTTTTCTCGCCTTCTTAAAAGTAGGTTCGTTTTCTTTTGGCGGGGCTTACTCTCTTATTCCGCTAATTGAAACAGAAGTTGTAAAAAATCATCAATGGCTGAGTAACGATGAATTCTTAAAAGTACTTGGAATGGTCGAAATTTTTCCCGGTGCAATTTCAATTAAGTTTGCAACTTACACCGGCTATAAATCTGCCGGCATATTAGGAGCAATTGCAGCAAATCTTGGAAATATTTTTACACCGGCAATCTTGATTTTGTTTAGCACCTACATCTATTCAATCTATGAAAAAAATGTTCTTGTAACCAAGGCATTTGATGGAATTAAGTATGCAGTAATCGGAATGATTGCAGCAATTATGTATCAATATGCAGTGAAGAATGGAAACCATTTGCAAGAATTCGTTTTGTTAGCCATTGGCGCGGCGCTTATAATCTTTTTCAGATTACATCCGGCGTATGTGGTTATCATTGCTGCGATAATTGGAATGATGATTTTGTGA